The following coding sequences lie in one Arachis ipaensis cultivar K30076 chromosome B05, Araip1.1, whole genome shotgun sequence genomic window:
- the LOC107640727 gene encoding serum response factor homolog A-like — protein MNMSQLQRAIEEISQQHMRAQEQYMRQQELYLQQQEQYLKDHEQQQHRQQQMMDKQDNFHLQILEQQREFQARVLEGQREQSTNFQELYDRLSLRQAKYGEYTQNLYQWKNIYHTIGEHRYVDRMEYDIATQAKLDYVVHSMPTLNQ, from the coding sequence ATGAACATGAGCCAATtgcaaagagccattgaagaaataTCTCAACAACacatgagagcacaggagcaGTATATGAGGCaacaagagctatacttgcaacagcAAGAGCAATATTTGAAGGATCATGAACAACAACAACATCGGCAGCAGCAAATGATGGACAAGCAAGACAATTTCCATCTCCAGATCCTGGAACAACAAAGAGAATTTCAAGCTAGAGTTCTTGAGGGGCAAAGGGAACAATCAACAAACTTTCAAGAGTTATATGACAGATTGTCCCTACGACAGGCCAAGTATGGTGAGTACACCCAAAATCTCTACCAATGGAAAAATATATATCATACAATTGGAGAACACAGATATGTGGATAGGATGGAGTATGATATAGCAACTCAAGCAAAGTTAGACTATGTAGTCCATAGCATGCCAACATTGAACCAATAG